In Thermus islandicus DSM 21543, the genomic stretch AAAGTAGGCCTCGTCCTTCCTCTCCTTGGGCGCGAGGTGCCGCGAGATCTCTCGCCTCTCAAGCCCATCCTACACGGATCGTGGGAGAGGTGGGCCAGTCCCGAAAGGGCTGCCTTGCAGGCAGGCCGAGACCCTCATCCTGGTGGGGGGTCGGCGTGCAGAGACGTGCGCTTTGGCTAACCAGGAGACCCTGGCCCTGGTGCTTGGGGGACGGTCCGTGCCCGTGGAGGCCTGGCCCGAGTTCCGGGAGATCCGCCCGGGGAAGCTTAAGGACCTGCCAGATCCGGAGCGGGCCTTCCGGGAGGCCTTCCGGCCCCAAAGCCTAGAGGAGCGCTTCCTGGGAGGGGAGCGGTACCAAGACTTCCTGGACCGCGTCCTCGCCGCCTACCGGCGCCTCCTGGAGCGAACCTGGGACACCCTCCTCCTCGTGGCCCACGGGGGGGTGATCCGGGCCCTCCTCACCCACGCCCTCACCGGCAGGCCCGGCTTCCTGCCCCTCGAGGTCCACCCCTGTGGCCTCTCCGTCCTGGACCTGGGGGAGGAGGAAGCCCTCCTCCGGCTCCACAACCTCACCCCCTACGATCCCCTGCCCGAGGACCGCAGGAGCACCATGGAGGCCCTGTGGGAGGCGTACCGGCCCTGAGCCCTTACCGCCATACCCCTTTCTCCCGGAAGTAGCGCACCGCCCCCTCGTGGTAGGGTACCCTGCCTGCTCGGGAGCGGACTGCATTCTCCAGCGTGGTATCCCGGGCAGGAGCCACGGCGGCATGAAGCGTGGGCAGATTTTCAAAGATAGCCTTCACCATGGCGTAGGCCAAATCATCGGGGAGGCTCGCAGGGCATACGAAGACGTTCCAGAAAGTCACGGTGGGCGTGTCAAAACGGGTGTTGTAGATCGCCCTAGGGATCACGCCCGTGTCCACCACTCCCGGAAAGCGGCGCATGAGCACCTGGACCGGGGTGCTCTGAGGGGGAAGCGGCACAAGGGAGAGGCGCTTGCCCTTACGGGCAAGGCTTCCGGAAAGCTCCAAAAGGCTCCCTGTGGGAAGCCCGCCCGACCAAAAGAAGGCGTCCAGCGTCCCCTCCGAAAGCATCTGCGCGCTTTCCGCCACCCTTACCCGCTCCCACTTGCTGAAGTACGTACGGGGATCAAACCCGGGAACCGCAGCGCTCATCAAGATGCGGGCTTCATATTCGATAATCCCGCCCGGCACCTCGGTGGAAACTCGCTTACCCTTGAGGTCTTGGAGGACTCGGATGCCGCTGTCCTCAGTAGCGACCACATGAAAGTAGTTCGGATACATGGTGAAGAGGATTCGCACCGGAGATGGCTTTCCCTGGAAACGCTCTTCCCCCAAAAAAGCCATGAGGGCGGCGTCAGGAAGAACCGTGCCGCAGTAGTAGAGGTTGCGGTTAGGGTCAGTGCGATCCCGGAGAAGCAGCAGGTTCTCAATGGAGCCCCCGGACTGGATGGCCTGGGCCTGGGCAACCCCGCTCTTACTAAGGATCTCCGCTAGGGCAGTGCCATAGTAGAAGTACACTCCCCCTACGCCCCCGGTTCCGACGACCACCTGAGGTTTTTGCGCAACCCCTACACCGAGAAGTAAAAGCACAAGCGCCAAAGACCGCATCGGGTTCCTCCTTTGCGCTCAAGCTTAAGGGGATAGCCCCTTTCTGGCAAGCTCCCAACGCACCCTTCAAGTGCCAACGGTCAAGTCGGGGTTGCTCTGACTCCCACTCAAACTCGCACCTCTCGCATAAACCTTCGCCCCCTCTGCCCGGCGGCCCTAGGCCCAGAACGTGGAGCTCCTGGATCGCCACCTGAACCACCAGCTCGGACAGCTGCTTTCCCGCCAGGGAAACATCTTACGGGCCCCCGCCGCTCGCTCCCTGGCCTGCCGGCAGCTCCCCTCCCGCCGCGCCCCCACCCAGTGGGCTAGTAGGTAGGCCAGCAAGGAGAGCACCCGAAACCGGTGCGTCCCGGAGGGGCTTAGGGTCTCATTTCCTCCCAGCCCGGTCCAAGGCTTCCTGAGGCACCTTCTCGCCCTAGGGATGAGGACCCGGGTAGGCCGGGGTACCGATTGCGGAAGCGGGAGAGGGCGGAAGCCGGACTTGACCTTACTGTGCTGGGGTCTGGCCTTGGAGAAGCCTTTAGGGATTCCTGGACGTGGGGGTTGGCAAAAGGCCAAGAGGGTGCAAAGTAGGAACAGGGCCGCTTGGGTCATGGCACCCCTCATCCGACGGGATTCCGGCGGCCCCTTTCAGGTGGCCCAAGCGCACAAGCATGCCCCGGGTGCAGAAGTGCAAGTTTTGAGTACCCTTTTTTCCTTGACCCGAGCCCTCATAGCGGCCTACACCTTCATCCTGGTATCCCAGTCCCCCTGTCTGAACACGGTCCGAGAACGCCGTCCACCGAGTCCTGTGAAAGGCCGTCGCGCATGTCCTCCACGTGGAGCTATTCAGCGCACTTAGTGTGGCTGGGGACGAACGAGAAAGAAAGGCAACAAACCTTGTCAAGAGCCGAAACACTTCGCTAAACTTTGTCTCGCCCAATAAGGGGGTGAACGCCATGCGGCAAGTGGTTGTTTGGTTTTTGACCGTAACGGCGGCCTTGGCTCTGGCCCAACAGTCCCGGCCCGCCTCAGATCCCCAGGTTGTGGAAGCAGCTAGGAAGGAGGGACGCCTTATCATCTACTCTTCCACGGATCAGTCCAGCGCCCAGGCGCTTCTGGCTGACTTCCGCAAGCTTTACCCTTTTATTCAACTTGAGTACAACGACCTAGGTACCCAGGCCATCTACGACCGCTTTGTAAGCGAAACGGCTGCCGGGGCTCAAAGCGCTGATCTTCTTTGGTCCAGCGCTATGGAGCTCCAGGTAAAGCTGGCCACCGAGGGCTACGCCCTTCCCTATGACTCCCCGGAGGCCAAGAACTGGCCCGCCAACGCCCGCCTGGAGAACCTCGCCTACGGAACCACCCTCGAGCCCGAGGTGGTGGTCTACAACAAGCGCTTCCTCAAGCCCGAGGAGGTACCCACCACGAGGGAAGGCCTCGCGCGGCTTCTCCAGGAAGCGCGGATGCGGGGACGGGTGGCCACCTGGGACCCCGAACGGAGCGCCGTGGGCTTTACCTTCCTCAAGGCGGAGTACGACCGCTTCCCCGCCTTCCAGGACCTGGCCCGGGCCTTTGGCAAGGCCCAAGCCGGCCTCTACTCCTCCACCGGGGCCGCATTTGAGAAGGTCATCTCGGGCGAGCACTACCTGGCCTACGGCTTCTTCGGCTCCTACGCCCTCCTGAGGCAGCGCACGGTGAAGGACCTGGGGATCGCCTACCTTACGGACGGCACGGTCGCCATCCAACGGGTGGCCTTCATCAACAAGCGGGCGGCCCATCCCAACGCCGCCAAGCTCTTCCTGGACTATCTCCTCTCCCTCCGCGGTCAGAACCTCATGGCCTACACCGCCCTCATCTTTGCCCGCCGCGAATCGGTGGTGGGCGAGGCCACACCGCAGGCCCTCTACAAGGCGGTGGGCGGCAAGGACAAGGTGTACGCCATCCCGGTTGCCAGGGAGATTCTCAAGAACCTGGACCCCACGGAGAGGATGCGCTTCCTTACTTTCTGGCGGCAGGCCGTCCGGGGCCAGTAGGGACGGGGCATGGTGCAGAGGGTTTCTCGTGTCCTCTCTCTCCCCTGGCCGCTTCTCTTTCTTACCCTGGCGGTTGGGATCCTGGTTCTCGCCCCGATAGGGATCCTGGTCTACCAGAGCCTCCTTACCGCCCCTTTCTTCGCTCCGGCCAAGCGCTTCGCCCTCGAGGCCTACCGCTACGTCCTCCACGATCCCTACTTCCTCGAGGCCCTCAAGAACTCCTCCCTGATCGGCCTGGGGATGGTCGGGATCGCCGTACCCCTGGGGAGCCTCTTCGCCTTCCTGGTCACCAAGACCGACCTCCCCTTCGCCCGGCTCTTTGAGCTCTTGCTTCTCGCCCCCATCTTCATCTCCGCCATCATCCTGGGCATCGGCTTCATCGTGGCCTTCGGGCCCTCGGGGGTCGTTGCCGGCTGGGTGGAATCCCTCTTCGGCCGGGTGCCCTGGACCATCTACACCCTCCCGGCCATCGCCGTGATCGCGGGGCTCACCCACGTGCCCTACGTCTACCTCTACGTGGCGAGCACCATCCAGAACGTGGACGCCTCCCTCGAGGAAGCCGCCAGGGTCACAGGGGCTAGGCCCTACCAGGTGGCCCTTTCCGTCACCCTTCCCCTGGTGCGCCCTGCTTTGGTCTACAGCGGGGCCCTTATGCTTCTTCTCGGCTTTGAGCTGTTCGGCCTCCCCCTGGTCCTGGGGGACGCCAAGGGGATCCTGGTGGTCACCACCTACCTCTACCGTCTCACCGCCATCATCGGAACCTCGGCCTACCACCTCATGGCGGCGGTGAGCGTCCTCATCGTCCTCATCGCCTTCACCCTGGTGCTCCTGCAGCGCTACCTGGTGGGGCGCATGGAGGGGCGGTACGTGGCCATCGGGGCCCGGGGGTACCGCACCGAGAGGCTCCCCTTGGGGCGGCTTCGCTACCTGTGGGCCCTCCTCCTCGCCGTCTATCTCCTGGTCGCCGTGGTCCTTCCCGTGCTCGGGGTCGTGTTCCGCAGCCTGGTCACGAGCTGGGGTCCGGGTGTGGACCTGCGGGAGGTGTTCACCCTGGGGCACTACGCCGAGGTCTTCCAGCTCCCCAACCTGAGCCGGGCGGTGACCAACACCCTCTGGGTGGCCACCTTCGGGGGCATCCTGGCCCTGGCCTTTTACCTCCTCGTGGCCCTGGGCATCCAGCGGGGCAAGGGCTTTGGGCGCGTGCTGGACTACCTGGCCGGCCTCCCCCGGGCGGTGCCCGGCCTCATCCTGGGGCTCGCCTTCCTTTGGATCTTCCTCTTCTTCAAACCCATCGCTCCCTGGCGCAACACCCTCTTCGCCCTCCTCTTGGCCTACACGGTGGTCTGGATGCCCTACGGGGTGAGGCTCCTCACGGCCGCCCTCCTTCAGGTGGGCCGGGAGGTGGAGGAGGCGGCCAGGATCGCCGGGGCCTCCCCCACCCGGGCCTTCCTCCACGGCACCCTCCCCCTCCTCAAGGGGGGAATCCTCACCGCCTGGTTCCTGCTCTTCATCCAGTTCGTGCGGGAGTACTCCACCGGGGTCTACCTGATGACGGCGGGCACCGAGGTACTGGGGGCCCAGATCGTGGCCCTGTGGGGCACCGGGGCGGTGGACGTCATCGCCGCCCTTTCCAGCCTGCAGGTCCTCATCGTGAGCGGCGTCTTCCTCCTGGCGAGCCGGCTTGGGGTGAGGCCCCAAGGGCTTTGAGGGGTAAACCCATGGCCCACAGAACGCCTGAGGAGCAAGAGGCCGCGACCGCTTCGGCGGAAGCGCTTAGGGTGGAGGCCCTCGAGGTGCGCCTCGGGGAGAGCCTCGTCCTCAAGGGCGTGGACTTGGCCGTAGCGCCCGGGGAGATCCTGGCCCTCCTGGGGCCTTCGGGCTCGGGCAAGACCACCCTCCTCCGGGCGGTGGCGGGGCTGGTGCGCCCCTCCGGGGGGAGGATCCTCCTCGGCAAGGAGGTGTTCTTTGATGGGAGGAAGGGGGTGTTCCTGCCCCCGGAGCGGCGGAACCTGGGCCTCGTCTTCCAGTCCTACGCCCTCTGGCCCCACCGCACCGTCTACGAGAACGTGGCCTACGGTCTAAGGCTCCGGAAGGTGCCGGAAAGGGAGGTGCGGGAGCGGGTGCTTGCCCTTTTGGACCGGTTGGGGCTCACGGGGCTTGAGCGCCGCTACCCGGGAGCCCTCTCCGGGGGGCAGCAGCAGCGGGTTTCCCTGGCGCGGGCCTTGGCCTACGACCCCAAGCTCCTCCTCCTGGACGAGCCCCTTTCCAACCTGGACGCCAAGCTCCGCGACCAAGCCCGCGTGTGGCTTAGGGAAACCCTGAAGGCCACGGGCAAGGCCGCCCTCTTCGTGACCCATGACCAGGGAGAGGCCATGGCCATCGCCGACCGCATCGCCCTCCTGAACGAGGGTCGGATGGAGCAGGTGGGCACCCCGGAGGAGCTTTACCGCAACCCGAAGACCCTCTTCGTGGCGGACTTCCTGGGCAACCCCAACGTGGTGGAAGTCCTGGTGGTGGGCCTCGAGGGACCCCTGGCCCGCCTGGAGCTTGCGGGCTTCCCCTTGCGGGCCCGGGCCATGGGAACCCTGGTCCCGGGAAGGCTCGCCAAGCTCGTCCTTCGGCCCGAGGCCCTGCGCCCGGCGGGAGCAGGAGAGGTGAACGCCTTGGAAGGCGCCCTGGCCCATAGCCTCTACCTGGGAAGCCACTATGAGCATTGGGTGCGGGCCGGGGACGCCATGCTCCGCTTCTCCAGCCCGCTTCCCCTGGGCGAGGCCCGGGTGCGGCTCGCCGTGGACCCGGAATCCGCCCTGGTCTACCCCGGGTAAGCCGCGCATAATGCGCTTGTGGCCCGGGCAATTTGGCTTCCGGTGCTGGCGCTGGCCTTCGGCCTTTGGCTGGGGATGGGCCTCGAGGCCCACCGCCACCTCGTGGCCTCAGCCCTGGAGGAAGCGGAGGCCCTGGCGGAGGCGGCGGCTAAGCTTTCCCACCCTGAGGTCCTTTCACGGCTGGGGGTGCGGCTCACGGCGCGCCCTAGGGAGGCCGCCCCCCTTTGGGGCGAGAGGGCCTCAGGGGCGGAGGTGACGACCCGGGGCATCCTGATCTGGGCGGCGCACCCCCGGCCCGGAGGAAGCCTGGAGGTGGCGCGGGTTTACCCTTTCTTTCTGCCCTCCCCTCTCCTTCCCCTAGGCCTTGCCCTCCTGGCCTGCCTTTGGGCCTGGATAAGGTCCGAGGGCGACGTCCGCCGGGCGCTGGGGGCGCCCTTTAACGAAGCAAGGGAGCGGCTCGCCGACCTGACCGCGGCCTTCGCCAGCCTCGAGGAGGGGGTGGCCGTGCTCAAGGGGCAAGAGGTGGTCCTCCTCAACCCCAAGGGGCTGGCCCTTTTGGGCCTACCGCCCGGGGCCCTGCCCCCTCTTCCCTTGCGCCGGGTGTGGCCTGCCCTGGCGGACCACCTGGAGGAGGGCGAGGCCTACCTGCCCCTGCCCACGGGCCGGCCGGGGCGGGTCCGGCTCCTCGGGTTCGGGAACCGGCGGATCGCCGTCTTTCAGGAGCAGGCCGAGCTTTTGCGCCTGGCGGAGGAGCTCACCCAAAGCCGCCGCCACCTGGAGCTCCTAAGGGCCCAGGCCCACGAGTTTCAAAACCTCCTCCACGTCCTCGGTGGGCTCCTGGAGCTCGGTCGGGCGGAGGAAGCCCTGCACCTCGTCCAAGGGGAGCTCGCGGCCGAGAAGGAGCTGGAAAGCCTCCTCCGCAGGGTGGAGGTGCCCCTGGTGGCCGCCCTGCTCCTCGGCAAGGTGCGCCGGACGCGGGAGCGGGGCCTCGGCTTCCGCCTCG encodes the following:
- a CDS encoding TAXI family TRAP transporter solute-binding subunit, which translates into the protein MRSLALVLLLLGVGVAQKPQVVVGTGGVGGVYFYYGTALAEILSKSGVAQAQAIQSGGSIENLLLLRDRTDPNRNLYYCGTVLPDAALMAFLGEERFQGKPSPVRILFTMYPNYFHVVATEDSGIRVLQDLKGKRVSTEVPGGIIEYEARILMSAAVPGFDPRTYFSKWERVRVAESAQMLSEGTLDAFFWSGGLPTGSLLELSGSLARKGKRLSLVPLPPQSTPVQVLMRRFPGVVDTGVIPRAIYNTRFDTPTVTFWNVFVCPASLPDDLAYAMVKAIFENLPTLHAAVAPARDTTLENAVRSRAGRVPYHEGAVRYFREKGVWR
- a CDS encoding ATP-binding protein, which translates into the protein MARAIWLPVLALAFGLWLGMGLEAHRHLVASALEEAEALAEAAAKLSHPEVLSRLGVRLTARPREAAPLWGERASGAEVTTRGILIWAAHPRPGGSLEVARVYPFFLPSPLLPLGLALLACLWAWIRSEGDVRRALGAPFNEARERLADLTAAFASLEEGVAVLKGQEVVLLNPKGLALLGLPPGALPPLPLRRVWPALADHLEEGEAYLPLPTGRPGRVRLLGFGNRRIAVFQEQAELLRLAEELTQSRRHLELLRAQAHEFQNLLHVLGGLLELGRAEEALHLVQGELAAEKELESLLRRVEVPLVAALLLGKVRRTRERGLGFRLEGRLPARFAPMGESLASILGHLLENALEAAQSEVGLRFLEGERLWVEVLDDGPGLPEGKEAPFLPGASGRGAGRGYGLALARAQARALGGEVGYHRREGWTVFWLSLPEPSSWRTTSG
- a CDS encoding histidine phosphatase family protein — encoded protein: MANQETLALVLGGRSVPVEAWPEFREIRPGKLKDLPDPERAFREAFRPQSLEERFLGGERYQDFLDRVLAAYRRLLERTWDTLLLVAHGGVIRALLTHALTGRPGFLPLEVHPCGLSVLDLGEEEALLRLHNLTPYDPLPEDRRSTMEALWEAYRP
- a CDS encoding ABC transporter permease, which codes for MVQRVSRVLSLPWPLLFLTLAVGILVLAPIGILVYQSLLTAPFFAPAKRFALEAYRYVLHDPYFLEALKNSSLIGLGMVGIAVPLGSLFAFLVTKTDLPFARLFELLLLAPIFISAIILGIGFIVAFGPSGVVAGWVESLFGRVPWTIYTLPAIAVIAGLTHVPYVYLYVASTIQNVDASLEEAARVTGARPYQVALSVTLPLVRPALVYSGALMLLLGFELFGLPLVLGDAKGILVVTTYLYRLTAIIGTSAYHLMAAVSVLIVLIAFTLVLLQRYLVGRMEGRYVAIGARGYRTERLPLGRLRYLWALLLAVYLLVAVVLPVLGVVFRSLVTSWGPGVDLREVFTLGHYAEVFQLPNLSRAVTNTLWVATFGGILALAFYLLVALGIQRGKGFGRVLDYLAGLPRAVPGLILGLAFLWIFLFFKPIAPWRNTLFALLLAYTVVWMPYGVRLLTAALLQVGREVEEAARIAGASPTRAFLHGTLPLLKGGILTAWFLLFIQFVREYSTGVYLMTAGTEVLGAQIVALWGTGAVDVIAALSSLQVLIVSGVFLLASRLGVRPQGL
- a CDS encoding ABC transporter ATP-binding protein, which produces MAHRTPEEQEAATASAEALRVEALEVRLGESLVLKGVDLAVAPGEILALLGPSGSGKTTLLRAVAGLVRPSGGRILLGKEVFFDGRKGVFLPPERRNLGLVFQSYALWPHRTVYENVAYGLRLRKVPEREVRERVLALLDRLGLTGLERRYPGALSGGQQQRVSLARALAYDPKLLLLDEPLSNLDAKLRDQARVWLRETLKATGKAALFVTHDQGEAMAIADRIALLNEGRMEQVGTPEELYRNPKTLFVADFLGNPNVVEVLVVGLEGPLARLELAGFPLRARAMGTLVPGRLAKLVLRPEALRPAGAGEVNALEGALAHSLYLGSHYEHWVRAGDAMLRFSSPLPLGEARVRLAVDPESALVYPG
- a CDS encoding ABC transporter substrate-binding protein, with protein sequence MRQVVVWFLTVTAALALAQQSRPASDPQVVEAARKEGRLIIYSSTDQSSAQALLADFRKLYPFIQLEYNDLGTQAIYDRFVSETAAGAQSADLLWSSAMELQVKLATEGYALPYDSPEAKNWPANARLENLAYGTTLEPEVVVYNKRFLKPEEVPTTREGLARLLQEARMRGRVATWDPERSAVGFTFLKAEYDRFPAFQDLARAFGKAQAGLYSSTGAAFEKVISGEHYLAYGFFGSYALLRQRTVKDLGIAYLTDGTVAIQRVAFINKRAAHPNAAKLFLDYLLSLRGQNLMAYTALIFARRESVVGEATPQALYKAVGGKDKVYAIPVAREILKNLDPTERMRFLTFWRQAVRGQ